The Canis lupus familiaris isolate Mischka breed German Shepherd chromosome X, alternate assembly UU_Cfam_GSD_1.0, whole genome shotgun sequence genome has a segment encoding these proteins:
- the CHST7 gene encoding carbohydrate sulfotransferase 7 translates to MKSRRRRRREYCKFALLLVLYTLVLLLIPSVLDGGRDGDKGAGHCPGVQRSLGVWSLEAAAAGEREQGGEARPAAEGGAGQSPGAPGNLSGAVGEALSREKQHIYVHATWRTGSSFLGELFNQHPDVFYLYEPMWHLWQALYPGDAESLQGALRDMLRSLFRCDFSVLRLYAPPGDPAARAPGAANLTTAALFRWRTNKVICSPPLCPGAPRARAEVGLVEDAACERSCPPVALRALEAECRKYPVVVIKDVRLLDLGVLVPLLRDPGLNLKVVQLFRDPRAVHNSRLKSRQGLLRESIQVLRTRQRGDRFHRVLLAHGVGARPGAQARALPAAPRADFFLTGALEVICEAWLRDLLFARGAPAWLRRRYLRLRYEDLVRQPRTQLRRLLRFSGLRALAALDAFALNMTRGAAYGADRPFHLSARDAREAVHAWRERLSREQVRQVEAACAPAMRLLAYPRSGEEGDPEPPADEEKPPEAEVDGAT, encoded by the coding sequence ATGAagagccggcggcggcggcgccgggaGTACTGCAAGTTTGCGCTGCTGTTGGTGCTGTACACGCTGGTGCTGCTGCTCATCCCCTCCGTACTGGACGGCGGCCGCGACGGCGACAAGGGCGCCGGGCACTGCCCGGGCGTGCAGCGCAGCCTGGGAGTGTGGAGCTTGGAGGCTGCGGCGGCGGGAGAGCGAGAGCAGGGCGGGGAGGCGCGGCCGGCTGCGGAGGGGGGCGCGGGCCAATCCCCCGGGGCCCCGGGTAACCTAAGCGGCGCCGTTGGGGAGGCGCTGTCCCGCGAGAAGCAGCACATTTATGTGCATGCCACCTGGCGCACCGGCTCGTCGTTCCTGGGCGAGCTCTTTAACCAGCACCCGGACGTTTTCTACTTGTACGAGCCCATGTGGCACCTATGGCAAGCGCTGTATCCGGGCGACGCTGAGAGCCTGCAGGGCGCGCTGCGCGACATGTTGCGCTCGCTCTTCCGCTGCGACTTCTCGGTGCTGCGGCTGTACGCGCCGCCGGGGGACCCCGCCGCGCGCGCCCCGGGCGCAGCCAATCTCACCACGGCCGCGCTCTTTCGCTGGCGGACCAACAAGGTCATCTGCTCGCCGCCGCTGTGCCCCGGCGCACCCCGTGCCCGCGCTGAGGTCGGCCTCGTCGAAGATGCAGCCTGCGAGCGCAGCTGCCCGCCCGTGGCTCTACGCGCCCTGGAGGCCGAGTGCCGCAAGTATCCGGTGGTGGTCATCAAGGACGTGCGCCTCCTCGACCTGGGCGTGCTGGTGCCTCTGTTGCGTGACCCCGGCCTCAACCTGAAGGTGGTGCAACTTTTCCGCGACCCGCGGGCCGTGCACAACTCACGCCTCAAGTCCCGGCAGGGGCTGCTGCGCGAGAGCATCCAAGTGCTGCGCACCCGCCAGCGGGGCGACCGCTTCCACCGCGTGCTGCTGGCGCACGGCGTGGGCGCTCGGCCCGGGGCCCAGGCCCGCGCcctgcccgccgccccgcgcgccgACTTCTTCCTGACCGGCGCGCTCGAGGTGATCTGCGAAGCCTGGCTGCGCGACCTGCTGTTTGCGCGCGGCGCGCCCGCCTGGCTGCGGCGCCGCTACCTGAGGCTGCGCTACGAGGACCTGGTGCGGCAGCCGCGCACCCAGCTGCGCCGCCTGCTGCGCTTCTCCGGGCTGCGCGCGCTCGCCGCGCTCGACGCCTTCGCGCTCAACATGACGCGGGGCGCGGCCTACGGCGCCGACCGACCCTTCCACCTGTCGGCGCGCGACGCCCGCGAGGCGGTGCACGCCTGGCGCGAGCGCCTGAGCCGAGAGCAGGTGCGCCAGGTGGAGGCGGCCTGCGCTCCAGCCATGCGTCTGCTGGCCTACCCTCGCAGCGGAGAGGAGGGCGACCCGGAGCCGCCTGCGGATGAGGAGAAGCCGCCTGAGGCCGAGGTGGACGGCGCCACGTAG